The nucleotide sequence GTCGGCGATCGCGTCGAGGGAGTCGATGAACGCGGCGTTCATGGTGTTGGCGGACTGGTCGGGGTCGTCGAGCACCAGGGTGACGACGCCCTCGTCGTCCTGCTCCCAGCGGATGGTCGAGGCGGTGGTGGGGTGGTTCATCTGAGGTCTCCAGGGCGAAGGGGAAGGGCGCGGGGAGGGGGCGGGAAGGAGGGGGAACGGCGGCGTCCTGAGAGCCGCTCGGCTCTACGGGGGCGTCCGGCGGACCACGCGGCGGAGCCGCATATCGACCCACGCGGCGGAGCCGCATATCGACGCTTCCCCCTCCCCGCCCCTGAACCCCGGGGCCTGGGGCCTGGGGCTGAGCCCCAGTTGAGGGAAGGGGCGGGGAGGGGAGCGGCCCGCCGCAGGCGTCACGATCCGTCGGTCACCCCCTAGAGCCGCTCGACCACCGTCGCGATGCCCATTCCGCCTCCCACGCACAGCGTCACCAGCCCGAACCGCCCGTCCCGCCGCTCCAGCTCGTCGATCACCGTGCCGAGGATCATCGCGCCGGTCGCGCCCAGCGGATGGCCCATCGCGATCGCTCCGCCGTTGACGTTGACCTTGTCCATGCTCAGCCCCATGTCGTCCACGAAGCGCAGCACCACCGCCGCGAACGCCTCGTTGATCTCGACCAGATCGATGTCGTCGATGGTCAGCCCGGCCTTGGTGAGCGCCTTACGGGTGGCGGGAGCCGGGCCGGTGAGCATGATGGTGGGGTCGGCGCCGGAGACGGCGGCGGAGACGATCCGGGCGCGCGGGGTCAGCCCGAAGCGCTCACCGACCTCGCGGTTGCCGATGGCGACCAGGGCGGCGCCGTCCACCATGCCCGAGGAGTTGCCGGCGTGGTGGACATGGTCGATCGCCTCGATCCAGTGGTACTTCTGCAGCGCCACCGCGTCGAAGCCGCCCGCCTCGCCGATGGTGGCGAACGACGGCTTCAGGCCCGCCAGGGTCTCGGCGGTGGTACCGGGGCGGATGTGCTCGTCCCGGTCGAGGACGGTCAGCCCGCTGCGGTCGCGGACCGGGACCACGGAGCGGTCGAAGTACCCCTCCTTCCAGGCCCGCGCGGCCCGCTCCTGGGAGAGCGCGGCGAAGCTGTCCACGTCATGGCGGCTGTAGCCGCCGGTGGTGGCGATGAGGTCGGCCCCGATGCCCTGCGGTACGAAACCGGTCTCGTAGTTGGTCATCGGGTCCGCGAACCAGGCGCCGCCGTCGGAGCCCATCTTCACTCGTGACATCGACTCCACGCCGCCCGCGAGCACCAGGTCCTCCCAGCCGGAACGGACCTTGGCCGCCGCCAGGTTGACGGCCTCCAGGCCCGAGGCACAGAAGCGGTTCTCCTGGACGCCCGCGACCGTGTCCGGGAGCCCGGCCGCGATGGCCGCGATCTTGGCGATGTCGGAGCCCTGGTCGCCGAGCGGACTGACGACGCCGAGGACCACGTCGTCGATCGCCGCCGGG is from Streptomyces hygroscopicus and encodes:
- a CDS encoding acetyl-CoA acetyltransferase; translated protein: MSTEAYVYDAIRTPRGRGKADGALHGTKPVDLVVGLIHEMRRRFPELDPAAIDDVVLGVVSPLGDQGSDIAKIAAIAAGLPDTVAGVQENRFCASGLEAVNLAAAKVRSGWEDLVLAGGVESMSRVKMGSDGGAWFADPMTNYETGFVPQGIGADLIATTGGYSRHDVDSFAALSQERAARAWKEGYFDRSVVPVRDRSGLTVLDRDEHIRPGTTAETLAGLKPSFATIGEAGGFDAVALQKYHWIEAIDHVHHAGNSSGMVDGAALVAIGNREVGERFGLTPRARIVSAAVSGADPTIMLTGPAPATRKALTKAGLTIDDIDLVEINEAFAAVVLRFVDDMGLSMDKVNVNGGAIAMGHPLGATGAMILGTVIDELERRDGRFGLVTLCVGGGMGIATVVERL